The segment TGCAACCGACCTACAGGGTAAGGACACCTACGAGACGTGCGAGGCGGTCCGCGAGCGCGAGGACGAAGGTTACTCGACGCACGTCATCGCCGCGGGACCGGCGGGCGAGAACCAAGCGCGCTATGCGTGTCTCGTCCACCAAGGTCGTGATCGAGAAGGGGTTGCCGGCCGAGGCGGCGCCGGGGCGGTGCTCGGGTCGAAGAACGTCAAGGCCGTCGCGATCCGGGAGGGTTCGTTCGAGCCCGAAGTCGCGGCCGAATCCGAGTTCCGCGATCTCACGGCCGGCCAGATGGGGCGGCTCATGGAGGAGACCGAGATGCTCCAAACCTACGGGACCTCCGGGCTCGTCAACCCGATCAACGAGATGGGAAAACTTGGCCGCCGGAACAATCAGACCGAACAAACGACGGACGAGAACGCGGAGGCGGTCAGTGGCGAGACGCTCAAAGCGGAGTACATCACCGAGGACACGACCTGCGCGAACTGTGCCGTTCGCTGTGGGAAGCATGTCAGCATCGAGAGCGAGGGGCAGACCGAGGCGAAGATCCCCGAGTTCGAGAGTCTGTTCGGCACGACGACCATGCAGGACGTCTACGACATCCAGCGCGTCATTGAGGCGAACGACCTCTGTGACCGGCTCGGTATGGACACGATCAGTTGGGGTGTCACCGTCGCGTTCGCCCGTGAGTGTTACGAGAAAGGGCTGCTCACCGACGAGGACTCGCCACATCTCGAGTTCGGTGACGCCGAGGGCCTCGTCGAACTCGCGAAGCAGACCGCCCATCGCGACGGGTTCGGCGACATCCTAGCGGAGGGATCGTTCCGGGTCGCGGAACAGCTCGACGACGAGGCTCAGAAGTATCTCCACGGACGGATGGGCCTCGAGTTCGCCGCCCACTCGCCGCGCGGACTGAAAGGGATGAGCATCGGGTACGCGACGTCTACTCGTGGTGGCTCGCACCACGATACCCGCCCGACGCGCCAGTATCAGGGGGTTCACGACGAGACGACCGACGGAACTGCGGAGTTCGCCGCCCGCTCACAGCACTATACCGCGCTCGGGGATTCACTAACGCAGTGCCGGTTCGTGAGCGAGGCGGGCTGGGGTGATCAGCTCAACGAGAAGTACCGTGACGCGATCAATCTCGCGCTCGGGTGGGAGCTCTCGCTGGAGGAGGTCGAGGAGATCGGCGAACGGATCTACAACCTCGAGCGGCTGATCAACGTCGAGCGAGGCGTCGCAAATCGCGACTCGGACACCCTGCCGTATCGAGTGATGCACGAGCCGATTCCTGATGGCCCGAGCGAGGGACTGTATTGTCCGCCGGAGGAACTCGAATCGATGCTCAAGGAGTACTACGCGTTCCGCGGGTGGGACGAGGACGGTACACCGACACCCTCGACGCTCTCCCGATTGGATCTAGCGTCGGAGACCGCTGAGAACCGTAGCTAACTGCGACCGTTCTCGACCCAGTTTGCGACGTTCCTCGATGTTCTCACGGCGATGCCGTGAGCGTCCGAGACGCTCGCTACGACAGCGTCCACCAGTTGGCCGTTAGGCCAACTGTTCGATGTTGTCGGATTCCGACGGAATCCGACTGCCCGAAGAGCTCGCCTTAGGCGAGCTCTTCGATGTTCTCGACGATCGCCTCGGCGAACTCGCTCGTCGCCAACTTCTCCCCACCCTCGATCTGGCGCTCCAGGTCGTACGTCACCCGCCCCGACGAAATCGTCGCCTCGACGGCGTCCCGAACGAGGTCGGCGGCGTCGTCCCAGCCCAGATACTCGAGCATCAGCCGCCCCGAGAGGATCATCGCCGTCGGATTCACCTTGTCCTGGCCCGCGTACTTGGGCGCCGACCCGTGGACGGGTTCGGCGAGACACCGCCCCTCC is part of the Halalkalicoccus sp. NIPERK01 genome and harbors:
- a CDS encoding aldehyde ferredoxin oxidoreductase family protein, producing MSRALPACYGGEILHVRLDTGGIERERIDPADARRFLGGNGLAAKLVSDHVPTDADPFDAENVLVFAVGPMTATPFQSTSRGVAGFISPMTNGFFDSTFGGSFPQAQKTTGFDLIALHGKADDLSYIYVDENGAECKDATDLQGKDTYETCEAVREREDEGYSTHVIAAGPAGENQARYACLVHQGRDREGVAGRGGAGAVLGSKNVKAVAIREGSFEPEVAAESEFRDLTAGQMGRLMEETEMLQTYGTSGLVNPINEMGKLGRRNNQTEQTTDENAEAVSGETLKAEYITEDTTCANCAVRCGKHVSIESEGQTEAKIPEFESLFGTTTMQDVYDIQRVIEANDLCDRLGMDTISWGVTVAFARECYEKGLLTDEDSPHLEFGDAEGLVELAKQTAHRDGFGDILAEGSFRVAEQLDDEAQKYLHGRMGLEFAAHSPRGLKGMSIGYATSTRGGSHHDTRPTRQYQGVHDETTDGTAEFAARSQHYTALGDSLTQCRFVSEAGWGDQLNEKYRDAINLALGWELSLEEVEEIGERIYNLERLINVERGVANRDSDTLPYRVMHEPIPDGPSEGLYCPPEELESMLKEYYAFRGWDEDGTPTPSTLSRLDLASETAENRS
- a CDS encoding isocitrate/isopropylmalate family dehydrogenase — its product is VVNDRIADNMLQQILTRTDEYDVLALPNLNGDYLSDACGAQIGGLGIAPGANFGEGRCLAEPVHGSAPKYAGQDKVNPTAMILSGRLMLEYLGWDDAADLVRDAVEATISSGRVTYDLERQIEGGEKLATSEFAEAIVENIEELA